In one window of Camelina sativa cultivar DH55 chromosome 15, Cs, whole genome shotgun sequence DNA:
- the LOC104748288 gene encoding glutathione S-transferase T3-like, with protein MDSNNPFFQSSSYFNLLNSQEEGGLNDNFHWESYPPSGQSSQPSPHSSQPSPHSSQPSPHSSQETPKERKERKTWTPADDEVLISAWLNTSKDPIVANQQKGGSFWSRIQKYYCDTPHARNGGEQMLVTHCKQRWHKINDHTNKFCAAFAAAERQNSSGHSENDIMKNAHDIYFAAHNKRFNLEHCWFRLRFEQKFLSLNTINTTPAQPATKRKQAGEGSQSSSCSVEESEKRPEGIKAAKAKRNNAQSTNVKTLAEYKSMWDVKKEELAEKEKLQKLAILDTLLAKKEPLSASEEIIMNKIVSQYF; from the coding sequence ATGGATTCTAATAATCCCTTCtttcagtcttcttcttacttcaACTTGCTTAACAGTCAAGAAGAAGGTGGTTTAAATGATAACTTTCATTGGGAAAGTTATCCACCTTCTGGACAGAGCTCACAACCTTCTCCTCACAGCTCCCAACCTTCTCCTCACAGCTCCCAACCTTCTCCTCACAGCTCGCAAGAAACACCAAAAGAGCGCAAGGAGAGAAAGACATGGACACCTGCTGATGATGAAGTCTTGATCTCCGCATGGCTCAACACTTCAAAAGATCCCATCgttgcaaatcaacaaaagggaGGAAGCTTCTGGAGCAGGATTCAAAAATACTATTGTGACACTCCTCACGCTAGAAACGGTGGGGAACAGATGCTGGTGACACATTGCAAGCAGCGTTGGCACAAGATAAATGACCATACTAACAAGTTCTGTGCCGCATTCGCAGCTGCGGAGAGACAGAACAGCTCTGGTCATTCTGAAAATGATATCATGAAGAATGCACATGATATCTACTTCGCTGCCCATAACAAGAGATTCAACCTTGAACATTGTTGGTTTCGTTTAAGGTTTGAGCAGAAATTTCTATCCCTTAACACTATTAACACGACCCCAGCTCAGCCTgcaacaaagaggaaacaagCTGGTGAAGGTTCGCAGTCATCAAGCTGCAGTGTTGAGGAGTCTGAGAAGAGGCCAGAAGGGATCAAGGCTGCCAAGGCGAAGAGGAACAATGCTCAGTCCACAAACGTGAAGACTCTTGCTGAGTATAAGAGCATGTGGGATGTCAAGAAAGAGGAATTAGCTGAAAAGGAGAAACTACAGAAGCTGGCCATCCTAGACACTCTCCTAGCCAAAAAAGAACCCTTGAGTGCGAGTGAAGAAATCATCATGAACAAGATAGTGTCCCAGTATTTCTGA
- the LOC104746174 gene encoding receptor for activated C kinase 1C, producing MAEGLVLKGTMRAHTDMVTAIATPIDNSDIIVTASRDKSIILWKLTKDDKSYGVAQRRLTGHSHFVEDVVLSSDGQFALSGSWDGELRLWDLATGVSTRRFVGHTKDVLSVAFSVDNRQIVSASRDCTIKLWNTLGECKYTISEGDGHKEWISCVRFSPNTHVPTIVSASWDHTVKVWNLQNCKLKNSLVGHTGYLNTVAVSPDGSLCASGGKDGVILLWDLAEGKKLYSLEAGSIIHSLCFSPNRYWLCAATENSIKIWDLESKTVVEDLKVDLKAEAEKADGGVGTGNQKKVIYCTSLNWSADGSTLFSGYTDGVVRVWGIGRY from the exons ATGGCCGAGGGACTTGTGTTGAAGGGCACTATGCGCGCCCACACCGATATGGTAACCGCCATCGCTACACCGATCGATAATTCCGACATCATCGTCACAGCGTCGCGTGACAAATCCATCATCCTCTGGAAACTCACAAAGGACGACAAGTCATACGGTGTTGCTCAGCGTAGGCTCACAGGTCACTCTCATTTCGTTGAAGATGTGGTTCTCTCATCTGACGGTCAGTTCGCACTCTCCGGAAGCTGGGACGGTGAGCTTCGTCTCTGGGATCTCGCTACCGGCGTCTCAACCCGTCGTTTCGTCGGACACACGAAAGATGTGCTCTCCGTTGCGTTCTCCGTTGATAACCGTCAGATCGTATCTGCGTCTCGTGACTGTACGATCAAGCTGTGGAACACACTCGGTGAATGCAAGTACACGATCTCCGAAGGTGATGGTCACAAGGAGTGGATTAGCTGTGTTAGGTTTAGCCCCAACACGCATGTGCCCACCATTGTCTCTGCTTCGTGGGATCACACCGTCAAAGTGTGGAACCTACAGAACTGTAAGCTGAAGAACTCTCTTGTTGGACATACTGGTTACCTTAACACTGTTGCTGTCTCGCCTGATGGTTCGCTGTGCGCCAGTGGTGGTAAAGATGGTGTTATCTTGTTGTGGGATTTGGCTGAGGGAAAGAAGCTTTACTCGCTTGAGGCTGGCTCTATCATTCACTCGCTTTGTTTCAGTCCTAACAGATACTGGCTTTGTGCTGCGACAGAGAACAGCATTAAGATCTGGGATCTTGAGAGCAAGACTGTTGTTGAGGACTTGAAGGTTGACCTCAAGGCTGAGGCTGAGAAGGCTGATGGTGGCGTTGGAACTGGTAACCAGAAGAAG GTGATCTATTGCACAAGCTTGAACTGGAGTGCAGATGGAAGCACATTGTTCAGTGGTTACACTGATGGAGTTGTCAGGGTCTGGGGTATTGGTCGTTACtag
- the LOC104746175 gene encoding protein LST8 homolog: protein MSQPSVILATASYDHTIRFWEAETGRCYRTIQYPDSHVNRLEITPDKRYLAAACNPHIRLFDVNSNSPQPVMTYDSHTNNVMAVGFHCEGKWMYSGSEDGTVKIWDLRAPGCQKEYESVAAVNTVVLHPNQTELISGDQNGNIRVWDLRANSCSCELVPEVDTAVRSLTVMWDGTMVVAANNRGTCYVWRLLRGKQTLTEFEPLHKLQAHNGHILKCLLSPANKYLATASSDKTVKIWNVDGFKLEKVLTGHQRWVWDCVFSVDGEFLVTASSDMTARLWSMPAGKEVKVYQGHHKATVCCALHD, encoded by the exons ATGAGTCAGCCTTCAGTGATTCTTGCTACGGCTAGCTATGATCACACGATCCGATTCTGGGAAGCCGAAACTGGTCGATGTTACCGTACCATTCAGTATCCTGATTCg CATGTAAATAGATTGGAGATAACCCCAGATAAGCGTTATCTAGCAGCAGCTTGCAATCCTCATATACGTCTCTTTGATGTCAATTCCAACAGTCCTCAACCT GTGATGACCTATGATTCACATACCAACAATGTTATGGCAGTAGGATTCCATTGTGAGGGTAAATGGATGTATTCTGGATCAGAGGATGGCACTGTTAAGATTTGGGACTTGAG GGCTCCGGGTTGCCAAAAGGAGTATGAAAGCGTTGCCGCAGTTAACACTGTTGTTTTGCACCCAAATCAG ACTGAATTGATATCTGGAGACCAAAATGGAAATATACGTGTATGGGATCTCAGAGCAAATTCGTGTAGCTGTGAACTG GTGCCAGAGGTTGATACAGCTGTACGGTCTTTAACGGTTATGTGGGATGGGACAATGGTGGTTGCTGCTAACAACCGTGGAACATGTTATGTATGGCGCTTGCTGCGTGGAAAGCAG ACACTGACCGAGTTTGAGCCCCTTCATAAGCTACAAGCTCATAATGGTCACATCCTTAAATGCCTCCTCTCTCCCGCAAACAA ATATCTAGCGACCGCGTCATCTGATAAAACCGTCAAAATATGGAACGTCGATGGTTTCAAACTAGAGAAAGTTTTAACAG GACATCAAAGATGGGTCTGGGACTGCGTATTCTCAGTTGATGGTGAATTTCTTGTAACAG CATCATCGGACATGACGGCTAGATTGTGGTCGATGCCAGCGGGAAAAGAAGTGAAGGTGTACCAAGGTCATCATAAAGCCACTGTGTGTTGTGCACTCCACGATTAA